A stretch of the Ptiloglossa arizonensis isolate GNS036 chromosome 1, iyPtiAriz1_principal, whole genome shotgun sequence genome encodes the following:
- the LOC143152342 gene encoding uncharacterized protein LOC143152342, whose product MDTNANCQFILKRINGRDTIALDKPDYAYTCGRSKENEIVCLSMVVSRQHCIFFHRKDGLFVADLMSANGLFINGVAQQPHKVIQLHSNDIIGVGCSGTDITDKTMFAYKLHIIAQSQTLENNNASTLSETVLNSENTLTRCTSSDRSDPLVKRKREERNCDVVIVPNKIPKLEDESHLMKEPVEEKCEIMDENDIEIIHDSLKNSLSKQNNENCDEVLVNSMTLVSPLKLKKVQQVPTTKFSEDDVVNLSDSEDDIFPSSQLFDSGFGVNTSVKQEIKEECVETDSERYNRVHDEDLVISLTDSEDEGNNWLCRLSRSQILNKDDEITTKIKEDYITKEEKMEIESTDIENLVYDLNETIDELQPDVSTKVKSENKIEKSVCRKQENTSLQNVRNTSQTYLLSSCTKRMEIDFRESITEFSNDLTVSNKKHSESWRNQSKQQTQNVDTSINSTIGTSITLKKKKSLEKKVPQIEPPHLSTKRRSSGANKVQESLEKPVKQRLTTKEKKELREKSKIEQYVLTKERKNRKILHKWADCLPPNRIKTSTPLTKEEKKKLADNRKQKLKKIAMEEKRLSLENNQERKRITVKPKAKISLKTRSDFLVEDTISVSKLPIPEKSKTSSNRTPLINQSKKKKNAIKGLTTRLQHSLTLAELNKVGKIPKINNAIKAGKTSESTLMAIPMQKVMDIDTTGTKLANVSNTKSTVSTPNKSLAPCTSNTELQNKKKTKRVSFSTVIQTVREYQIDESNVLKKLKGKDAPLPRIKAFRATENERTHEFLLRIFLWNPVWLEEQEYLNTTPPVVNGNELYVMLTHYKSYDEYCRIISPLLLLETWYGITKEFQNIDQDPRRPTLMCSIVENSIQRDMKSTNIYLTTLMIEVLATKQDIERQAHPVFGDLVFFEYIDNQEKRKTFHKVFAYVTDVHQTILTPWTHYNRDLGHYVKNPCSLLTYTMTTKPLNQNIVVNRVQRLRTVTYLRSTLRMVRALDCLPKSQLMDPILSPKIEMFQLPTVSASETLITQDKLNQKQLEAVFKITETIVQKQAKLCFIQGPPGTGKSKVIVNIVTQVLYGSNRYTNSGSPLKILVCAPSNAAIDEITMRLLQIRSTMKHVHSKGFKMVRIGRAGAIHPIVKDISVTELAKREVKRTTTNTNNIPLDSVDEEKSFLESKINALKCELANTQKMDEVYRRHVRMKLTDITAKYELLLHRRPLKEINPKELVKIQRAAENRVLAHADIITCTLSSCYNNQMESVFVSDKHKISVCIVDEASQSCEAETLIPLMLRVNTLVLVGDSNQLPATILCPQAKQFGLDQSMFSRIQNAFEFYPSNPIIGLDMQYRMQHEICSWPNKFFYGGKLKTAVARNENFPFQAYRILNINSNQSNDNFSNSDEAQFVTNMIASMLIFANFDKWECISIGIITPYNNQKSILQTKIAERMVLLSENIKKKIKLDVNTVDGFQGQERDVIIMSCVRSRGIGFLSDKQRLYVALTRAKHSLILCGYFNTYMRDPMWNSLLSDAKFRKIFFNVNASAELQEIKVHVVKRFNC is encoded by the exons ATGGATACAAACGCTAATTGTCAGTTCATATTGAAACGGATTAATGGTCGAGACACGATTGCTCTTGATAAACCAGACTATGCA tATACCTGTGGAAGAtccaaagaaaatgaaatagtaTGCCTCAGTATGGTAGTGTCTCGTCAACATTGTATTTTCTTCCATCGGAAAGATGGGTTATTTGTGGCAGATTTGATG AGTGCGAATGGTTTATTCATAAATGGAGTTGCCCAGCAGCCACACAAAGTAATTCAATTACATTCAAATGATATCATAGGGGTTGGTTGTTCTGGTACTGATATTACGGATAAAACCATGTTTGCATATAAATTGCACATAATTGCG CAGTCACAAACACTAGAAAATAACAATGCCAGTACTCTTTCAGAAACTGTATTAAATTCTGAAAATACACTCACAAGATGCACGTCCAGTGATAGGTCTGATCCTCTAGTTAAACGtaagagagaagaaagaaattgcgaTGTAGTAATTGTACCGAACAAAATACCAAAATTGGAAGATGAATCTCATTTAATGAAAGAACCTGTCGAAG aaaaatgtgaaattatGGATGAGAATGACATTGAAATAATTCATGATTCGTTGAAGAATAGTCTATCCAAACAAAATAACGAGAATTGTGATGAAGTACTTGTAAATTCTATGACACTTGTATCGccgttaaaattgaaaaaggtaCAACAAGTAccgacaacaaagttttcagaGGATGACGTTGTAAATTTAAGTGACAGCGAGGATGATATCTTCCCGAGTTCTCAATTGTTTGATAGTGGATTTGGTGTCAATACATCAGTTAAACAGGAAATTAAAGAGGAATGTGTTGAAACAGATAGCGAGAGATACAATAGAGTCCATGATGAGGATTTAGTTATTTCATTAACAGATAGTGAAGATGAAGGCAATAATTGGTTGTGTAGATTATCTCGAAGTCAAATACTCAACAAAGATGATGAAATTACTACAAAAATTAAAGAGGATTATATTACAAAGGAAGAGAAAATGGAAATAGAAAGTACTGATATTGAAAACCTTGTTTATGATTTGAATGAAACTATAGATGAATTGCAACCAGATGTAAGTACAAAGGTTAAATCAGAAAACAAAATAGAGAAATCTGTATGCAGGAAACAAGAAAACACATCTTTACAAAATGTGAGGAATACAAGTCAAACGTATTTATTGAGTTCTTGTACAAAAAGAATGGAAATTGATTTCAGAGAAAGTATTACAGAATTTTCTAATGATCTAACTGTTAGTAATAAGAAACATTCAGAATCTTGGAGAAACCAAAGTAAGCAACAAACGCAAAATGTTGATACATCAATCAATAGCACGATAGGAACTTCAATAActttgaagaaaaagaaatcactTGAAAAGAAAGTACCTCAGATAGAACCACCCCATTTATCTACCAAAAGACGAAGTAGTGGTGCTAACAAAGTGCAAGAAAGTCTTGAGAAACCTGTGAAACAAAGATTGACTACCAAGGAAAAGAAAGAGTTGAGAGAGAAATCTAAAATAGAACAATATGTGCTtacaaaagaacgaaagaaccgCAAAATACTTCATAAATGGGCTGATTGTCTCCCTCCTAATAGAATAAAAACAAGTACTCCTCTtactaaagaagaaaaaaagaagttgGCAGATAAtaggaaacaaaaattgaaaaaaattgccatggaagaaaagcgattgtctTTAGAAAACAATCAAGAAAGGAAACGTATTACTGTAAAACCAAAGGCGAAGATATCGCTAAAAACCCGAAGTGATTTTCTTGTAGAAGACACAATTTCTGTGTCTAAGTTACCAATACCAGAAAAATCAAAAACTTCGTCTAATCGGACTCCATTGATAAATCaatctaaaaaaaagaaaaatgctaTCAAAGGATTAACAACTCGTCTGCAACATTCATTAACACTTGCCGAATTAAATAAAGTGGGtaaaataccaaaaataaataatgcgATCAAAGCAGGAAAAACGTCTGAAAGTACTTTAATGGCAATTCCAATGCAGAAAGTAATGGATattgatacaacaggaactaaATTGGCAAATGTTTCAAATACAAAATCAACTGTATCCACCCCGAACAAATCACTTGCACCTTGTACATCAAATACTGagttgcaaaataaaaaaaaaacaaaacgcgtATCCTTTTCCACAGTGATCCAAACCGTACGTGAATATCAGATCGATGAATCGaatgttttaaaaaaattaaaaggaaaagaTGCACCCCTACCTCGTATAAAAGCATTTAGGGCAACAGAAAACGAAAGGACACATGAATTTTTACTGCGTATATTCTTATGGAATCCAGTTTGGTTAGAAGAACAAGAATATTTAAACACCACACCACCGGTTGTAAATGGCAATGAACTCTATGTAATGTTAACACATTATAAATCGTATGACGAGTATTGTAGGATTATTTCACCTCTTCTCTTGCTAGAAACTTGGTACGGAATAACTAAAGAATTCCAGAATATTGATCAAGATCCTAGACGACCTACATTAATGTGTTCCATAGTTGAAAATTCCATTCAAAGAGACATGAAAtctacaaatatatatttaacaacTTTGATGATTGAAGTATTAGCTACAAAACAAGATATAGAGAGACAAGCTCATCCTGTTTTTGGAGATTTAGTATTTTTTGAATATATTGATAACCAAGAGAAGAGGAAAACATTTCATAAAGTATTTGCATATGTTACGGACGTGCACCAAACAATATTAACACCATGGACGCACTATAACAGGGATTTAGGACATTATGTGAAAAATCCTTGTTCGTTATTAACGTATACTATGACAACAAAACCCCTGAATCAAAATATTGTAGTAAATCGAGTTCAACGATTGAGAACTGTAACTTACTTGCGTTCAACATTACGGATGGTGCGGGCATTAGATTGTCTTCCAAAATCACAGTTGATGGATCCAATTTTAAGTCCGAAAATTGAAATGTTCCAATTGCCTACAGTCTCTGCATCGGAGACATTAATAACTCAAGATAAATTAAATCAAAAACAATTAGAAGCTGTTTTCAAAATAACTGAAACTATAGTACAGAAACAAGCGAAATTGTGCTTTATACAAGGTCCACCAGGTACTGGGAAATCAAAAgttattgtaaatattgtgaCTCAAGTATTGTATGGAAGTAACAGGTATACAAACAGTGGAAGTCCTTTGAAGATATTAGTCTGTGCTCCTTCAAATGCTGCTATCGATGAAATTACTATGAGGTTGTTACAAATTAGATCTACTATGAAGCATGTTCACTCTAAAGGATTTAAAATGGTTCGGATTGGTCGGGCGGGAGCGATACATCCTATTGTAAAGGATATTTCTGTCACTGAGCTTGCAAAACGGGAAGTTAAGAGAACGACGACTAATACGAATAATATTCCACTCGATAGTGTGGATGAAGAAAAGTCGTTTttagaatcgaaaataaatgctTTAAAATGCGAACTCGCAAATACTCAAAAAATGGATGAAGTATACAGGCGACATGTTCGAATGAAATTGACAGATATAACTGCAAAGTACGAATTGTTGCTACATCGTAGAccattaaaagaaataaatccAAAAGAACTTGTAAAGATACAACGTGCAGCAGAGAATAGAGTTCTTGCGCATGCAGACATAATAACGTGTACTCTTTCATCGTGCTACAATAACCAAATGGAATCTGTTTTTGTTTCGGATAAGCACAAAATATCTGTTTGTATTGTGGATGAAGCTAGTCAAAGTTGTGAGGCAGAAACTTTGATACCATTGATGTTGAGAGTGAATACATTAGTTTTGGTTGGAGATTCAAATCAATTACCAGCTACTATACTATGTCCACAGGCAAAACAGTTTGGATTGGATCAATCCATGTTCTCGCGAATTCAAAATGCTTTTGAATTCTATCCAAGTAATCCAATTATTGGGTTGGATATGCAATATCGAATGCAACATGAGATTTGCTCTTGGCCAAATAAATTCTTTTacggtggaaaattgaaaactgcAGTAGCGCGCAATGAAAACTTTCCATTTCAGGCATACCGAATTCTAAACATTAATTCAAATCAAAGCaatgacaatttttcaaatagtgACGAAGCACAGTTTGTAACTAATATGATAGCCTCTATGCTAATTTTTGCCAATTTCGATAAATGGGAATGTATTTCAATCGGTATTATTACACCGTACAATAATCAGAAATCTATACTACAGACAAAAATTGCTGAAAG aaTGGTTTTATTAtcagaaaatataaagaaaaaaatcaaacTTGATGTAAATACAGTTGATGGTTTTCAAGGTCAAGAACGTGATGTGATAATTATGTCGTGTGTACGAAGTCGAGGAATTGGATTTTTGTCCGATAAACAAAGACTGTATGTTGCTCTGACTAGAGCAAAACACAGTCTGATACTGTGTGGTTATTTCAATACCTATATG AGGGACCCAATGTGGAATtcattactttcagatgcaaaatttcgcaagatATTTTTTAATGTTAATGCTAGTGCAGAACTTCAGGAAATAAAAGTACATGTTGTTAAGCGATTTAATTGTTAA
- the LOC143152379 gene encoding uncharacterized protein LOC143152379, translated as MKSSMPIHWKMVKAKRDRTRRIVSIVVSPVQNLNWHSARSSPLREVPNDMGRQYSFQEFAALLRRQMGQCNDGDLAFYESRNDSGKRGEILAGQELDAFKLPS; from the coding sequence ATGAAATCGTCAATGCCAATCCACTGGAAGATGGTCAAGGCCAAGAGGGACCGGACTCGACGAATTGTATCAATTGTCGTCAGTCCCGTTCAGAATTTAAATTGGCACTCGGCTAGATCAAGTCCACTACGCGAGGTGCCCAATGATATGGGTCGCCAATATTCTTTCCAAGAATTTGCCGCCTTGTTGAGGAGACAGATGGGCCAGTGCAATGATGGAGATTTGGCTTTCTATGAAAGTCGCAACGATTCCGGCAAGCGGGGAGAGATCCTGGCGGGACAGGAGTTGGACGCCTTCAAACTGCCAAGTTGA